A genomic stretch from Peptococcus niger includes:
- the panB gene encoding 3-methyl-2-oxobutanoate hydroxymethyltransferase yields MPTTVQTFAEAKRKKTPLTMLTCYDYSTAKLINKAGIDSILVGDSLGNTILGYPNTLPVTLDDMIHHCRAVTRGAPDCLVVCDMPFMSYETGVYDAVVNAGRLMKEGGADAVKLEGGRRVAAQIRAIVEAGIPVQAHIGLTPQSINALGGFKVQGKDAEAAAALLADARAVEAAGAFSVVIECVPAPLAKAITDLLTIPTIGIGAGADCDGQVLVYQDMLGMYSDFVPKFVRQFAQLGEAMTQAFQDYATAVKDRTFPNESEIFTMDASVVEAAVKEFQKGDEV; encoded by the coding sequence ATGCCGACAACGGTTCAAACGTTCGCAGAAGCGAAACGCAAGAAAACCCCTCTGACGATGCTCACTTGTTACGATTATTCCACAGCAAAATTAATCAACAAGGCCGGCATTGACAGTATTTTGGTGGGGGACAGCCTGGGCAACACCATCCTGGGCTACCCGAATACCCTGCCGGTAACTTTGGACGATATGATTCATCATTGTCGGGCAGTGACCCGCGGCGCACCGGACTGCCTGGTGGTCTGCGACATGCCCTTCATGAGCTACGAAACCGGTGTTTACGACGCGGTGGTGAATGCCGGCCGCCTGATGAAAGAAGGCGGCGCCGATGCGGTGAAGCTGGAAGGCGGCCGCCGGGTGGCGGCGCAAATCCGCGCCATCGTAGAGGCCGGTATTCCGGTCCAGGCCCACATCGGGCTGACGCCCCAGTCCATCAATGCCCTGGGCGGGTTTAAGGTTCAGGGTAAGGATGCCGAAGCCGCCGCAGCCCTCCTGGCCGACGCCCGGGCGGTGGAGGCGGCCGGCGCCTTTAGCGTGGTCATCGAGTGTGTGCCGGCGCCCTTGGCCAAAGCCATTACGGACCTCTTGACCATTCCCACTATCGGCATAGGCGCCGGGGCAGACTGTGACGGCCAGGTGCTCGTATACCAGGACATGCTGGGCATGTATTCCGACTTTGTCCCCAAATTTGTCCGCCAGTTTGCCCAGCTTGGCGAGGCCATGACCCAGGCCTTCCAAGACTATGCCACGGCGGTCAAAGACCGGACCTTCCCAAACGAGTCGGAAATTTTCACCATGGATGCCTCAGTGGTGGAAGCGGCGGTCAAAGAATTCCAGAAAGGTGACGAAGTATGA
- the panC gene encoding pantoate--beta-alanine ligase, with protein sequence MPVVRTLEDLRALIQDWRRARCSVGLVPTMGYLHEGHLSLIKRAAADNDRTLVSVFVNPTQFGAGEDLDAYPQDLPRDVALAAEQGAAAVFAPTPEVMYPSGYSTYVTVEGVSAELCGRSRPVHFRGVATVCTKLFLLTGADRAYFGEKDAQQLAVIRRLVQDLAIPVQIIGCPIVREADGLAKSSRNVYLTEAERAKAPILHQALEEAREKILAGERDTATILDFLRTRISAEPLAEIDYIQAVHRDTIVPIDRLEGPVLIALAVRFGKARLIDNFSLEV encoded by the coding sequence ATTCCTGTGGTGCGCACCCTTGAAGACCTGCGCGCCCTGATCCAAGATTGGCGCCGGGCCCGGTGCAGCGTCGGCCTGGTGCCCACCATGGGCTACTTGCATGAAGGCCATCTGAGCCTGATCAAACGGGCTGCGGCAGACAATGACCGGACCCTGGTCAGCGTTTTTGTCAACCCCACCCAGTTCGGCGCCGGAGAAGACCTGGACGCCTATCCCCAAGACTTGCCGCGGGATGTGGCCTTGGCCGCCGAACAGGGTGCCGCTGCCGTTTTCGCACCGACACCGGAGGTCATGTACCCCTCCGGCTACAGCACCTATGTGACCGTTGAAGGGGTCAGCGCAGAGCTTTGCGGCCGGTCTCGCCCGGTTCATTTTCGGGGCGTGGCCACGGTCTGCACCAAACTCTTCCTGCTGACCGGTGCCGACCGGGCCTATTTTGGCGAAAAAGACGCCCAGCAATTGGCGGTCATTCGCCGGCTGGTCCAGGACCTGGCCATTCCGGTTCAAATCATCGGCTGCCCCATCGTGCGGGAAGCGGACGGCTTGGCAAAAAGCTCCCGCAACGTCTACCTGACTGAAGCGGAACGGGCCAAAGCGCCCATCCTCCACCAGGCCTTGGAAGAAGCCCGAGAAAAGATTCTCGCCGGGGAACGGGACACGGCAACAATTCTTGACTTTTTGCGGACCCGGATCAGTGCCGAGCCCCTGGCGGAGATCGACTACATCCAAGCGGTCCACCGGGATACCATTGTGCCGATCGACCGGCTGGAAGGCCCGGTGCTCATCGCCTTGGCAGTCCGCTTCGGTAAAGCGCGTTTAATTGATAATTTCTCCCTGGAAGTCTAA
- a CDS encoding Rossmann-like and DUF2520 domain-containing protein, producing MAIGIIGAGKAGTVLGRYLTACGLEVAGYMSRTPAHAARAAELTDSACFDDFAHLAARCNMVLIATPDGQIGATAAALAPHLTADHVLAHLSGSLTHAVLKPAHAVWQAASLHPIFAFSDPEMDLAPLASAVFSVEGDAAARQRLTALLAPCGNAVVPVTAADKVRYHAACVMASNLVCGLYGEAARQLTACGFSEPLARQALAPLFLTNARAIIDRGPTDALTGPMERNDLSTVRAHLQALADDPLGDAVYRSLSLALLPLVAEGHPERDRADMEKELRSNHADNGSNVRRSETQENPSDDAHLLRLFHSKINQQGRH from the coding sequence ATGGCCATCGGAATCATCGGTGCCGGCAAGGCCGGGACCGTATTGGGCCGCTATTTAACCGCTTGCGGTCTAGAGGTGGCCGGCTATATGAGCCGGACGCCTGCCCATGCGGCAAGGGCGGCTGAGCTGACAGACAGCGCCTGCTTCGACGATTTTGCCCACCTGGCGGCGCGCTGCAATATGGTTCTTATTGCCACACCGGACGGGCAAATCGGCGCAACCGCTGCCGCCCTGGCACCGCATTTGACGGCAGACCACGTCCTGGCCCATTTGAGCGGGAGCTTGACCCATGCGGTGCTGAAACCGGCTCATGCGGTCTGGCAGGCGGCCAGCCTGCACCCGATTTTCGCTTTTTCAGACCCGGAAATGGACCTGGCCCCCCTGGCGTCAGCGGTCTTTTCCGTGGAAGGCGATGCCGCCGCCCGGCAGCGGCTGACCGCCCTCCTGGCCCCCTGCGGTAATGCGGTGGTGCCGGTGACGGCGGCCGACAAGGTCCGCTATCATGCGGCCTGTGTCATGGCCAGCAACCTGGTTTGCGGCCTTTATGGAGAAGCGGCCCGGCAATTGACGGCCTGCGGCTTTTCCGAACCGCTGGCCCGGCAGGCCCTGGCCCCGCTTTTTTTGACCAATGCCCGGGCCATCATCGACCGCGGCCCGACCGACGCCTTAACCGGCCCAATGGAACGAAACGACTTATCGACCGTTAGGGCCCACTTGCAGGCGCTGGCCGACGATCCCCTGGGGGATGCCGTCTATCGCAGTTTATCACTGGCCCTATTACCGCTGGTGGCAGAAGGTCACCCTGAGCGGGATAGGGCAGACATGGAAAAGGAGTTGAGGAGCAATCATGCCGACAACGGTTCAAACGTTCGCAGAAGCGAAACGCAAGAAAACCCCTCTGACGATGCTCACTTGTTACGATTATTCCACAGCAAAATTAATCAACAAGGCCGGCATTGA
- a CDS encoding lipoate--protein ligase family protein, giving the protein MRFFENDSLDPYFNQAYEEYIFRTYREGVNFLVWRNRASVICGAGQCLPAETDLALAARDNIPVLRRATGGGAVYHDPGNVNFAFMADAKGKHIDYGRFLRPVCRALQGLGIDARPAGVSEVMIGAHKISGNAQKIAGDRVWHHGTLLYDADLKQLHRLANGQRGFFTTRAVPSRPVPVTNIAWRMAAPFGDTRAFMQAFVREMARVCGPLDRQTLTAEEKTEVNGLAADKYRSWEWTLAQGPPFTYRRTLSYRGAPLTVSYRAKRGRIESLAFDPAYPEAAAALRGVRIKRSDLTAALAAFPDLEGLAGMLF; this is encoded by the coding sequence ATGCGCTTTTTTGAAAACGATTCATTGGACCCGTATTTTAACCAGGCCTATGAAGAATACATCTTTAGGACCTACCGGGAAGGGGTTAACTTTCTGGTCTGGCGCAACCGGGCATCCGTTATTTGTGGCGCCGGTCAATGCCTGCCGGCAGAAACCGATTTGGCCCTGGCCGCCCGGGACAATATTCCTGTCCTGCGCCGGGCCACCGGCGGCGGTGCCGTTTACCACGACCCGGGCAATGTGAACTTTGCCTTTATGGCCGATGCCAAGGGCAAGCACATTGACTACGGGCGATTTTTGCGACCGGTTTGCCGGGCGCTGCAAGGCTTGGGCATTGACGCCCGGCCGGCCGGCGTCAGCGAAGTGATGATCGGGGCCCATAAAATCAGCGGGAATGCGCAAAAAATTGCCGGAGATCGGGTATGGCACCACGGCACCTTGCTCTACGATGCGGATTTAAAGCAACTCCACCGCCTGGCCAATGGACAGCGGGGCTTCTTCACCACCCGAGCTGTCCCGTCCAGGCCGGTGCCGGTGACCAATATTGCCTGGCGGATGGCCGCGCCTTTTGGCGATACCCGGGCCTTTATGCAGGCCTTTGTGCGGGAAATGGCCAGGGTCTGTGGGCCCCTTGACCGGCAGACCCTGACCGCTGAGGAAAAAACGGAGGTCAATGGGCTGGCGGCGGACAAGTACCGGTCTTGGGAATGGACCCTTGCCCAGGGGCCGCCCTTTACTTACCGGCGGACCCTTTCTTACCGGGGGGCACCCTTGACCGTCAGCTACCGGGCCAAGCGGGGGCGGATTGAAAGCCTTGCTTTTGACCCGGCCTATCCGGAGGCGGCCGCCGCCCTGCGCGGGGTGCGGATCAAGCGCAGCGATTTGACCGCTGCCCTGGCGGCCTTTCCCGACTTGGAAGGCCTGGCCGGGATGCTTTTTTAA